Proteins encoded by one window of Branchiostoma floridae strain S238N-H82 chromosome 6, Bfl_VNyyK, whole genome shotgun sequence:
- the LOC118418179 gene encoding ribosome-binding protein 1-like: MAGMDPKPEASMRKLAHCAILAANNITAAQPIKQDKAIRDAAQAAVGLVEDDPLISIIVIQFTCVAAHRRFFRVALRGGSPTIPRIMVTENKRIEDNPPSAQLAVSAPPSPDNSSASPSPDNSSASPSPDNPSAEGEAVGGGAVGGGAAQSSMQTKKTVGTITSTSQMKTTAPRSVLRAEDVEGAGEEGTEGGAVEGGAVEGGAVEGGAAQSSMLPRRKRPWRKRPWREGPWREGPWREGPHSPACYRGGRGRGGRGRGGRGRGGRGRGGRGRGERGRTVQHATEEEEAVEGGGRGGRGRGVRGRTVQHATEEDGGYHHEPSTDEDDGTELRPARRGRGGRGGRGRGGTGRGGRGRTVQHANEEDGGYHHEPFTDEDDGTEVRPARRGRGLRGLSEKYDERVTMKPETYRIGIEGVKRYRQNDVDELEQFQ; this comes from the exons ATGGCCGGCATGGACCCAAAGCCCGAGGCCTCCATGAGGAAGCTGGCACACTGTGCCATCCTGGCCGCCAATAACATCACGGCGGCCCAACCCATCAAGCAGGACAAGGCCATCAGGGACGCCGCCCAGGCCGCCGTCGGTCTTGTCGAGGATGACCCTTTAATCAGCATCATCGTCATCCAGTTCACCTGTGTTGCTGCCCACCGTCGATTCTTTAGAGTCGCTCTCCGAGGCGGATCCCCCACCATACCCAGGATC ATGGTGACTGAGAACAAGAGGATTGAGGACAACCCCCCTTCAGCCCAGCTGGCAGTTTCAGCTCCACCTAGTCCTGACAACTCTTCAGCTTCTCCTAGTCCTGACAACTCTTCAGCTTCTCCTAGTCCTGACAACCCTTCAGCAGAGGGAGAGGCCGTGGGGGGAGGGGCCGTGGGGGGAGGGGCTGCACAGTCCAGCATGCAAACGAAGAAGACGGTGGGTACCATCACGAGCACTTCACAGATGAAGACGACGGCACCGAGGTCCGTCCTGCGCGCCGAGGACGTGGAGGGCGCGGGCGAGGAGGGCACGGAGGGAGGGGCCGTGGAGGGAGGGGCCGTGGAGGGAGGGGCCGTGGAGGGAGGGGCCGCACAGTCCAGCATGCTACCGAGGAGGAAGAGGCCGTGGAGGAAGAGGCCGTGGAGGGAGGGGCCGTGGAGGGAGGGGCCGTGGAGAGAGGGGCCGCACAGTCCAGCATGCTACCGAGGAGGAAGAGGCCGTGGAGGAAGAGGCCGTGGAGGGAGGGGCCGTGGAGGGAGGGGCCGTGGAGGGAGGGGCCGTGGAGAGAGGGGCCGCACAGTCCAGCATGCTACCGAGGAGGAAGAGGCCGTGGAGGGAGGGGGCCGTGGAGGGAGAGGCCGTGGGGTGAGGGGCCGCACAGTCCAGCATGCTACCGAGGAAGACGGTGGGTACCATCACGAGCCCTCCACAGATGAAGACGACGGCACCGAGCTCCGTCCTGCGCGCCGTGGACGTGGCGGGCGCGGAGGAAGAGGTCGAGGAGGGACGGGCCGCGGAGGGAGAGGCCGCACAGTCCAGCATGCAAACGAGGAAGACGGTGGATACCATCATGAGCCCTTCACAGATGAAGACGACGGCACCGAGGTCCGTCCTGCGCGCCGAGGACGAGGGTTGAGGGGCC TTTCAGAAAAATATGACGAACGAGTCACGATGAAGCCTGAAACATACAGGATAGGCATTGAAGGAGTGAAGCGTTACAGGCAAAATGATGTGGATGAACTTGAACAGTTCCAGTGA